From the genome of Eucalyptus grandis isolate ANBG69807.140 chromosome 2, ASM1654582v1, whole genome shotgun sequence, one region includes:
- the LOC104433005 gene encoding non-functional NADPH-dependent codeinone reductase 2 isoform X2 produces the protein MALNISKFIILTSSASSSHSIPLLGFGTAEYPFGSAENVKERLLDAIQLGVRHFDSASLYQSEEPLGKAVAEALELGLINSREALFISTKLWCSDAHGDRVVPALRRSLKNLGLEYVDQYLLHFPVTLKPGECKLPVLKEDLLPFDYDSVWKAMEECHKLGLAKQIGVSNFSCKKLEKLLSIAEIPPAVNQVEMNPLWQQQKLREFCKEKGIHITAYSPLGYSPLGAKGSFWGTNRVMECEVLHEIAKAKGKTLAQICLRWVHEQGVSVLVKSFKIERMKENLDIFDWSLSVEELDKIRQIPQKKGFPGLEFISPDGPYKSPEEFWDEEI, from the exons AGCGCAAGTTCCTCACATT CGATCCCGCTTCTCGGCTTTGGAACAGCCGAGTACCCATTTGGCTCCGCTGAGAATGTGAAGGAACGCCTTCTTGACGCAATCCAATTAGGTGTTCGACACTTCGACTCGGCCTCACTTTACCAATCCGAGGAGCCCCTCGGAAAAGCCGTGGCTGAGGCCCTTGAACTTGGCCTCATAAACTCGCGTGAGGCGCTGTTCATCTCCACGAAACTCTGGTGCAGCGATGCACATGGTGACCGCGTCGTCCCTGCGCTCCGGAGATCCCTCAA GAATCTCGGGCTCGAGT ATGTTGACCAGTATCTGTTGCATTTTCCGGTGACCTTGAAGCCAGGTGAGTGTAAGCTTCCAGTGTTGAAGGAGGATCTGCTTCCGTTTGATTATGACAGTGTATGGAAGGCCATGGAAGAGTGTCACAAGCTGGGCTTGGCCAAACAAATTGGAGTGAGCAATTTCTCATGCAAAAAGCTTGAGAAGTTACTCAGCATCGCTGAGATTCCTCCTGCCGTCAACCAA GTGGAGATGAACCCTCTGTGGCAGCAACAGAAGCTTAGGGAATTCTGCAAGGAAAAGGGAATACACATCACCGCCTACTCTCCCTTAGGCTACTCTCCCTTAGGCGCCAAAGGATCGTTTTGGGGGACCAATAGAGTGATGGAATGCGAGGTGCTGCATGAGATTGCCAAAGCCAAAGGGAAGACGCTTGCCCAG ATTTGTCTAAGGTGGGTGCATGAACAAGGAGTCAGTGTGCTAGTGAAAAGCTTCAAGATAGAGAGGATGAAAGAGAACCTTGACATATTCGACTGGAGCTTGAGCGTTGAAGAGCTAGACAAAATTCGTCAGATCCCACAAAAGAAAGGATTTCCCGGACTTGAATTTATATCCCCAGATGGTCCTTACAAGTCTCCCGAAGAGTTTTGGGATGAGGAGATTTAA
- the LOC104433005 gene encoding non-functional NADPH-dependent codeinone reductase 2 isoform X1 produces MANIMIPETQLTTNGKAIPLLGFGTAEYPFGSAENVKERLLDAIQLGVRHFDSASLYQSEEPLGKAVAEALELGLINSREALFISTKLWCSDAHGDRVVPALRRSLKNLGLEYVDQYLLHFPVTLKPGECKLPVLKEDLLPFDYDSVWKAMEECHKLGLAKQIGVSNFSCKKLEKLLSIAEIPPAVNQVEMNPLWQQQKLREFCKEKGIHITAYSPLGYSPLGAKGSFWGTNRVMECEVLHEIAKAKGKTLAQICLRWVHEQGVSVLVKSFKIERMKENLDIFDWSLSVEELDKIRQIPQKKGFPGLEFISPDGPYKSPEEFWDEEI; encoded by the exons ATGGCCAATATTATGATTCCCGAGACTCAACTCACTACAAACGGCAAAGCGATCCCGCTTCTCGGCTTTGGAACAGCCGAGTACCCATTTGGCTCCGCTGAGAATGTGAAGGAACGCCTTCTTGACGCAATCCAATTAGGTGTTCGACACTTCGACTCGGCCTCACTTTACCAATCCGAGGAGCCCCTCGGAAAAGCCGTGGCTGAGGCCCTTGAACTTGGCCTCATAAACTCGCGTGAGGCGCTGTTCATCTCCACGAAACTCTGGTGCAGCGATGCACATGGTGACCGCGTCGTCCCTGCGCTCCGGAGATCCCTCAA GAATCTCGGGCTCGAGT ATGTTGACCAGTATCTGTTGCATTTTCCGGTGACCTTGAAGCCAGGTGAGTGTAAGCTTCCAGTGTTGAAGGAGGATCTGCTTCCGTTTGATTATGACAGTGTATGGAAGGCCATGGAAGAGTGTCACAAGCTGGGCTTGGCCAAACAAATTGGAGTGAGCAATTTCTCATGCAAAAAGCTTGAGAAGTTACTCAGCATCGCTGAGATTCCTCCTGCCGTCAACCAA GTGGAGATGAACCCTCTGTGGCAGCAACAGAAGCTTAGGGAATTCTGCAAGGAAAAGGGAATACACATCACCGCCTACTCTCCCTTAGGCTACTCTCCCTTAGGCGCCAAAGGATCGTTTTGGGGGACCAATAGAGTGATGGAATGCGAGGTGCTGCATGAGATTGCCAAAGCCAAAGGGAAGACGCTTGCCCAG ATTTGTCTAAGGTGGGTGCATGAACAAGGAGTCAGTGTGCTAGTGAAAAGCTTCAAGATAGAGAGGATGAAAGAGAACCTTGACATATTCGACTGGAGCTTGAGCGTTGAAGAGCTAGACAAAATTCGTCAGATCCCACAAAAGAAAGGATTTCCCGGACTTGAATTTATATCCCCAGATGGTCCTTACAAGTCTCCCGAAGAGTTTTGGGATGAGGAGATTTAA